CTGGCAAAAGGAGTAATTACTCAAGTCACGCTATGGAAGCTGAGGACTGTATGCTGGGAGTAAAtattggtctctctctctctctctctctcacacacacacacacacacacacatttgcaATACTACCTATAGGTAGACAAGACTGGTACAATCTATTTAGGATCACCAGAGACTTTAAGGTACATGCATCAATACTGAAGGGCCATGTGAAAACTGAACGTGTGTAATTACGGGTGCCATAGTTGGTCTCAATTAGTGTTGTAATAAGTAATAGTTCTACTTTGCTGAGCATTGAAATCTATGGATTCCAAGTAATGTTTGAAACCTTTGTTCTTGTTGAACAGTGTTAAACTACATAAttacttcattttttctttggtaCCATATGCATGTAGAATAAATTCTCTCACCTAatgttagtttttttaatttgtaggtgAAGAGGATGACCAATCTCCTGCTAATAGTGATCCTCTAGGGATAAACTGGACAAGGCAAATGGACCGTTATTTTATTGACCTCATGTTAGAGCAGCTGCACAGAGGAAATAAGATTTATGGGACGTACAACGAGCAAGCTTGGACCTGGATGATTGCTTCATTCAATCAAAAGTTTGGACTTATTTGTGACAAGGATGTACTAGAAGATCGCTATTTGAGTTTGATGAAAGAGTATACAGATGTCTTGAATCTCCTCAATCATAATGGCTTTGCTTGGGATGAAATAGACCAAACAGTGATAGCTGATGATGATGTTTGGATGGCGTATATCAAGGTAACATTCTTTCTTATTCCTAACATGTTGCTATGGTATATGgtacacacatgcatgcacacatgccTTTTACTGTAGTGCTGAACATAGTCGTACTGATTGCAGAGCAGTGAATGGATAACTTGAGTAGGTAGCTTtctcttaaatgattttttgcaGGAGCATCCTGATGCAATTGCATACCGAGATAGGATCTTAGATGGTTATAGTGATTTGGGCTTGATTCATGGAAATGACAGTTGGAATGGTAGAACAAGTAGTTTGGACATAAAATTCGAAACCGACAATAATGCCTTGGGGATGGGGGTCAATGATGTGGGAGACATGCAATCTCCATCTGGGGACTTTGAAATGTCTCGGAAgcgaaaaaagagaaaatccgCAAGTTCATCAACCTCAGCAGGCATTCAAAAAGTTCAGAGAACACTCGGGGAGGAGATACAAGAAGCAGCTGAGGAGAAGTCATGTCTAGTCAAAACTCACGGGGGTATTGAAGAGGACAAAGACTACAGCTCAATAGAATGTATTGTTGCAGCACTTCAAACTGTTCCAGACATGGATGACGAGCTCTTCTTGGAGGCTTGTGAACTTTTGGAAGATGAGAGAAAGGCCAAGATGTTTGTGGCCATGGATGTCACTGCACGGAGGAAGTGGTTACTGAAGAAACTTCGACGGTAGGATCTATATAGCTGGTGTAAATAACTTCCATTTTTTCTGTATGTGATTTCCTCGCTGAAATtgcaattattttctaaatgcCCGGGTGTTTTTGGGTATATTGCTAGATGCAGTATTAGGGTGTGCAATCTCTACACATTCCTTTTGAAAAGGATgatgtttattattaaaaaaataattttttcatgtaagtatttactcatttttttcaaaaggagtgcGAGACTTGTACATTTTAGAATCATTTCTTTTGATTGGAAAGAAATCAGCTTGTTTGATGATTATGGCTGAAAACGAGCACAGATCGACCTTCTTCTTGATGTGGGTGTTTCCGATCAGATTGCACCATGGTATTCTTGCTATCAGGCACCGATCATTACGTCTCCCGGCATGGTCACTTTGGACttaacaacttaaaaaataaactctCAAAATCACTTGTTTTAATCAAAGTTTGTACCATAATACATATACAAATtccattttttccaaataaaaattgaaattcagATTTGGAACACCAACGACAATGAAGATGATGCAAAGAGGAGAGAATCAGAGAGGAGGATGGCCCAAGACGTGAGAGACTTTGAGCGCTGTTGACATCTACCAGtgtatttgttttgaaattttagtaGCACAGATGcatatttattagaaaattgtagttaataaaaagagaaatgaaacaATAACTCATcagataatatataatatcttttcCAAAGATGTTGAGGAttaggtttttgttttttaaataaatctttattatatttagtatattattatttttaaaaattgaaaaaaaatacccTCACGAATTTGGGTCCAAGCATATTACTACATCAATTGATTAGAAAAAATccatttaattagtttaataaaaataataattaataattaaaataaatatattgtatttattatttcattttaactttgcaattattttttaattctaacaTTCAAATGGATTTTAAGAATTAATGATATCTAATATCcattagtgtaaaaaaaaaaaaaaaatctaatatttattACATAGACCTCATAAAAATTCCATCTTTCCCCAACAACCAGACGATATACAGCTCCAAATGGGATTCCCTTTACTTGTAATCCTTCAACTTCTGGACTCTATACTTCAACTCCTCGACCCGACCAACGAGATTCGTCACCGAGTACAAAACCCAGTAGAACAACAACGCCGAAGCAATCAAGGTCCCATTCCTCTGGCTCTTCATGATGGATTTTTGGTGCCGAAGAGACTCCGAAGGAGTGCAGGCGCCGGGAGAATTGCACGTAGGTCTCGTCTCGTACTTCCAGTAGATATCCAAGAGCAAGAACATGCAGAACGGGACAATCGAGAGGAAAGGTCTGAGAAGGGCTTTGGTGACGGAGAGAAGACCCTTGCGAAGAGGGTCGAGTCCTGGGAGGGTCAACAGGAGAAGCATTACGGCCTCTGCGGCTGCCGCGTAGCCAAGCACAACCCATTCTAGAGCCATTTTTTGGGTGTTTAGGGGATCAGAAAAATACgggaaacaataaaaaaaactgaTTGTAGGGGGATTTTCCCAGGAAACGAAGCTTTATGGATGGGATTTGTGTGTTGAGGTAGAGGGCTTGCATTAATAAGAGGTAGTTGGATGTTGTGACGTAGACGTGGGAGAAAAGACGGACCAATTAATTGGAATTTCAAAAACTTGGTCCTGTCgacttttcttttccttggcAGTGAAGCAAAGGAAAAGGAAGgggacatttttataaatttagttacttatttttcaataatatcaaatattaaattttttaaatctatcgttattatattaaaatattagttgtTAA
This is a stretch of genomic DNA from Carya illinoinensis cultivar Pawnee chromosome 15, C.illinoinensisPawnee_v1, whole genome shotgun sequence. It encodes these proteins:
- the LOC122296121 gene encoding uncharacterized protein LOC122296121, with the translated sequence MALEWVVLGYAAAAEAVMLLLLTLPGLDPLRKGLLSVTKALLRPFLSIVPFCMFLLLDIYWKYETRPTCNSPGACTPSESLRHQKSIMKSQRNGTLIASALLFYWVLYSVTNLVGRVEELKYRVQKLKDYK